One window from the genome of Mauremys mutica isolate MM-2020 ecotype Southern chromosome 4, ASM2049712v1, whole genome shotgun sequence encodes:
- the LOC123368806 gene encoding blue-sensitive opsin yields MNGTEGVNFYVPLSNKTGLVRSPFEYPQYYLAEPWKYRIVCCYIFFLIFTGLPINLLTLLVTFKHKKLRQPLNYILVNLAVADLFMACFGFTVTFYTAWNGYFIFGPIGCAVEGFFATLGGQVALWSLVVLAIERYIVVCKPMGNFRFSATHALMGISFTWAMAFSCAAPPLFGWSRYIPEGMQCSCGPDYYTLNPDYHNESYVVYMFMVHFIIPVVVIFFSYGRLICKVREAAAQQQESASTQKAEREVTRMVILMVLGFLMAWTPYALVAFWIFTNKGADFSATLMSVPAFFSKSSSLYNPVIYVLMNKQFRNCMITTICCGKNPFGDDDVSSTVSQSKTEVSSVSSSQVSPA; encoded by the exons ATGAACGGGACAGAAGGTGTCAATTTCTATGTGCCGCTCTCCAATAAAACAGGGCTGGTGCGGAGCCCCTTTGAGTACCCACAGTATTACCTAGCCGAACCCTGGAAGTACCGAATCGTGTGCTGCTATATCTTCTTTCTCATCTTCACCGGGCTCCCCATCAATCTCCTCACCCTCCTTGTCACTTTCAAACACAAGAAGCTGCGGCAGCCACTCAACTACATCCTGGTCAACCTGGCGGTGGCGGATCTCTTCATGGCTTGCTTTGGCTTCACCGTCACCTTCTACACGGCCTGGAACGGCTACTTTATCTTCGGGCCCATAGGCTGTGCCGTGGAGGGCTTCTTTGCCACGCTGGGAG GTCAGGTTGCCCTGTGGTCGCTGGTCGTCCTGGCCATAGAGCGTTATATCGTGGTGTGTAAGCCCATGGGCAACTTCCGCTTCTCTGCCACCCATGCCTTGATGGGCATCAGTTTTACCTGGGCAATGGCCTTTTCCTGCGCTGCTCCACCCCTGTTTGGCTGGTCCAG ATACATTCCTGAGGGCATGCAGTGCTCTTGTGGCCCAGATTACTACACCCTCAACCCTGACTACCACAACGAATCCTACGTCGTCTACATGTTCATGGTCCACTTCATCATCCCGGTGGTGGTCATCTTCTTCTCCTACGGGCGGCTCATATGCAAAGTCCGAGAG GCAGCCGCCCAGCAGCAGGAGTCGGCCAGCACCCAGAAGGCAGAGAGGGAGGTGACCCGCATGGTGATCCTCATGGTTCTAGGCTTTCTCATGGCCTGGACACCCTATGCCTTGGTGGCGTTCTGGATCTTCACCAACAAGGGGGCGGACTTCTCCGCTACTCTCATGTCAGTGCCTGCCTTCTTCTCCAAGAGCTCCTCTCTCTACAACCCCGTCATCTATGTCCTCATGAACAAACAG tTCCGTAACTGCATGATCACCACAATCTGCTGCGGCAAGAACCCCTTTGGGGATGATGACGTTTCCTCGACCGTATCCCAGAGCAAGACTGA